Sequence from the Thermocoleostomius sinensis A174 genome:
CTTTTCAAAGATGAGATGGTCAATGCCTCGTTCTTTTAGGCAATAGCTCATGGACAAACCTGCTTGCCCACCTCCTACGATGATGACGGAATAGTGATTGCTCATGAACATGCTAGGTAGCTGGTAGATGACAGAACTAGTCTGCTTGACCGTGTTGACAGATTAAAGGGTATTCAGAACAGGTTTTTGTATTTTTTGTCACAAACAACCAAGGACTACCTGTAAGACCAGGTGTCTTCGTGTCCGATCGCGGCTTGCTATTCAGTATTGGTAACTGGTCAATCGATCTAGCAATTCAAACAGTCTGTGATTGTCTATTAAACCGTCTGATCCGTCCCATGACAAGGGCGATCGAATACTTGAAACAAACTTACAGAGTTCATTATGGAACGCAAGTTTGCCATTCTCTGTGATCTCGATTACCCCAGTAAGTTGCGTATTTGATTGTACTTTTACCATCAGACTTCGCAGAGTACATCAAATTATCAGCCATTGTTACTAACTCATCAATTGAATTGGGAGCAGCCTGACATGTCAATACACCCATGCTGAATGTGATAGACCAATGGTTTCGCTGAATTTCTGTTAAAAGATAACCCTGTAGATCAGTCGTTAGTGATTTTGCAGCTTTATCATTCGTTTCAGGAAACAACAACACAAATTCGTCGCCCCCCATTCTTGCGATCGTATCTGTTTTTCGGATTCGTTTTTTGATAGTACTGACAACAGTTTGAAGAACTTGATCACCTACAAAATGTCCAAACTGATCATTCACTTCCTTGAAATTATCCAAATCGAAGTAAACAATCGTGAACGGACGCTGATATCGCTGAATCCGGTACATCTCTAATTGTGCTATTTCTTTAAAGTATCGCGAATTGACCGCAGAGGTTAGATAATCTGTGCGAGCTAGTTCTCTTTCACGCTGCATTAACATTTTTATTTTTGTCAATAGAATCACAACCGTAAAGAACAAACTAGACCGAATCAATGTATTCCAGATAGGAGAAGAATGATGGGCATAAGAACGGCCTGACATTAATTCAGCAATCAACCAAATAACCGCACCAATCAAAGAAGCTAAAAAACCTAATCTTTGATTAGATGCCCAAGCGATTAAGGCAATAGGTAACACATAAAAAACCGAGAATGAATACTCATACCCAGTTAAAAAATCAATAACCCCCACCAATCCAAGCAGTGTAAAACCACTCAAGAGCAAAACCCGCTGATCCTGTTTCTCTAGACTAACTAACAGCCCATGCACTGTTTGAGTCGGCTGACAATGCGATCTGATGTAGTGCCTAATCATGGAAATTTAATCTAGCTATATCCGAAGGTGAGGGAACTGAGAACGCTGTTGAGGAAACCAACATCCGCACTGCAACAGATGAGAGGAAGGGTAGATGAACTAATGTATTAGTTGATACAGGGCGTTCTTTACTTAGATTGCCCACCTCGGTTGAAAGATCGCGAATGTGGCGATCGGCGTCATTGTCTCTGTCGTTGTATTCTCTGCTTGGGGTCTGCTAATTAAATAAACCTAAAGATTACAACGATATTACAACGATCGCGGATGCTTATCCCTCCCCCCTGCATTGTTCATGGTTTTCCTGAAGTGATACGGTGCAACATCAGTGAACCTACCTCGTTTTTCTGATCTTTACCTATCATCTCACTGATGTTGGGGATCAGTTTGAACGTGAGTAGCTTTATGAGGTAGGTCTCGTGCTCGTGCTCTTCAACCACCCTTTGAATATGCCTTTACCGACTCAGTTTCCCCTCTATGCCGTAGGAACCACCAACCCCTGCCCTTACAGGGATATTCCCCCGTGCAATTAATCTTTCAAAATCCAGAACTAGCCGTTAATCCGCGCTGGCGAGTGCGGCAAATTCTCCAGGAAGGACAGCCCCCCAACTCGACCTTACTAGAGGAGTTGGGCGTGTCTCCAACGTGGCTCGATCGCTATCCTCATGAGTTAATCGGCGGCGAATTGCAACGGATTGCCGTGGCGCGGGTACTGAATCCTACCACTCAGTATCTAATTGCTGACGAGATGACCGCTATGTTAGATGCCAACACTCAAGCGCTAATTTGGCATGCTGTTCTCGACTATATACGCACCCATCACATCGGCCTATTGGCAATTAGTCATGAATTTGCATTACTGAAACGGGTGTGCGATCGCATCCACAAAATTGGACCTCCTCCTGTTCCCAATCCCCATCCCCACTCCCTAACCTCCAACCTTTAATACCCAACCTGCCGATCTACTACATTCTTCAACGGTTGACCTTGTCGATATCGCGTCAGGTTATCCAAAAATAACTCCACCAACCGCCGATCGTTTTGTGGTGAAAACCCGGAGCAGTGAGGCGAAATCACAACATTTGGCAACGACCAAAAGGAACTTTCTGCGGGTAATGGTTCAGTACTAAACGTATCCAATCCGGCTCCAGCAATCCATCCTTCTTTCAGTGCGGTCAAAAGGGCCGGTTCATTTACCACAGCTCCACGGGCAATATTGATGAAATAAGCCGTTGAGCGCATCGATCGAAACGCTGCTTCATCGATCATGCCAATGGTATCTGTCGTTAAAGGAGTAGCTACAACCACATAGTCGGCTTCGGGTAAGACCGATCGCCATTCATCACGACCAACTACTCGTTCAAATGCAGGAAGAGGATCTGGGCGGCTACGAGACCCCCAAACACGCATTCCAAAAGCACTCGCCCGATCGGCAATGGCTTGACCAATGCTACCTGCCCCGATAATAAGTAACGTGGCATCTACAAGTTCTTGAAACGTGAATCCAATCTCCTGATGCCAATGACGTTGGGCTTGGCGCGTGCGCAGGGCCGGAAATTGCTTAGCTCGATTAAGAATCAGCATCATCACAAATTCGGCGATCGGAATGGCATAGACGCCAGCACTATTGGTAAGGATAATCTGGCGCTCTAAAAACTTGGTTGATTTCAAAATGTGATCTACACCAGCACTAGGAGTATGTTGCCAGCGCAAATTGGGAGCCGCTTCTAGCACGCGATGCAGAACAGATTGCTTTAAATAAAAGCCATTAAAATAAATTTCCGCATCGGATGCGTCCCCACCTTTGAGGTTGCCGTCTGCATCAGCCCAAACAGCTTCTACATCGGCAGGCAAGCGCGGTTTGAGAAGATCAATAACGTCGATCGGTAGAATCAGTTTCATTGGATGGAAATAGGGGGTGGTAAGGAAACAGGGAATAGGGAATGGTAAGACTTAGGTCTCTATTACGATTATCGATCACTTGGAATTAGATTGTTTTGCAGACGGTGATCAGCATTTGTCGCAACCACTGGTTGGCTGGATCTCGATTCGGTTAATTTATCTCAGAACCTCAAAATAAATCATGCTTTTGCTTCGATCGCAAAAATTCACAAATGCTTCAATAGATCGTTCAAAGTCTCTTAGTCAAAATTTTTCTGACTAATCCTGTCAACCAACGCTTTGCTGCCCAAAATCTGATGCCGCATTTATCAAGACAGGGGTCAAGGTTTGGGTTGATATGATTGTTTCCAATGTTCCAGTCCTGGGAAATCGCATTGCTGGTTCTGTTCATCGAGTTGTAAGGGTGCAATCTTCTGCCAGATGGCAATATGGGCCGGCTCCAATTTCATTAAAGTCAGTAATTGATGATGATGCGCAGCCGCAAAAAAGGATTGTAAGGTATTTGCGATCGTTTGTTTGCGCTGCCAATCTACGTTCCACCATCGATCGAAATAGCGTTCCAACCCCAAGGTCAGCATCGTTTGCAGAATGTCTACCGCTTCGCGAGCCTGCCAATTCGTCGGATCATGACTGAGACAGGTTTGTAGGCGGTTAATTTTTTCTAGAATATCAGTGGCGTTGGCTTCCTGAAGAAACTGAGATACAGGCTGTTCCTGGAGGAAATGCAGATGCAGTTCACGCTGCGATCGAGTCAAGGCCACATAAAGTAACCGTCGTTCTTCTTCCAGTTCTTCGTGGGTCAGTTTTTCACCAAACGGAATAATGCCCTGGTTGCAGTGCGGCACAATCACGATCGGCCATTCCAGCCCCTTCGATTGGTGAATCGTGGTCAACCGAATGCACTGACTAGGATTATGGGTATGGTGCTCGGACTGTTGCTCAAGCTGTACCAAATGTTGCAAGAACTCTGACAACGTACCTTTGCCCCCGGCATAATTAATCAAGGCGTCGATGCCAGCCGCTTTACCCTGTCCAGTTTCCTTAAAACCACTATGATGGCGCAAATAGTCGCAGTAGCCGAGGCTTGTATCCAGCGCTTTCAGTACCGTTTGAGCCAAGGCTGCTTGCGAAGCGGACACCAGCCATTGACTCAGCGTGGTAAGTTTATGAATCGTGCGACTCTGGGCTACCTCTGCTTGAATTAGCAGTAAAACCTGACTGAGTGGCAGGTGGCGATACAGCACCCAATTACGAATTTGTTCCTTGAGTTCTTTGCTGAGATATCGCAAAGGAGGAGTCAGTTTGACACGGTTCCACGCCTCCTCCCAAGCCATTACATCTAGCTTTGTAGCGGTTTGTTCCAAAGCTTGTTGGGCTTCAAATTGCGCTAGATGTGCAAATGCTAAGAAATTCAGTGTTTCTGGACGACGATAAAACGGAACCAGTTCACTGCCCCAATAGGGAATTGTAGACTGAATCAAATGCTGTTCAATGTACGGAGTTTGGGCATAGACCCGCACCAACACAGCAATATCGCTGGGTTGTACTCCTGCTGCCAGAAACCCATTAACCTGTTTAGCAATGTTTTGACCCAGTTGTTCTGGTCCGATCGCTTGGTGAATTTGCGTGCGACCATCAAAGCCCTGAGTCAGGCTAAGAGCTTTATTGTAGCGATTGCGGTTGTGGCAAATTACAGCATTGGCAAGGGCAATCTGCGAAGCTTGACAGCGAAAGTTATCCGTAATGGTGTATGTCACAGGACGATAGCGATCGAACTCTTTAAGAATAAATCGAACTTCAGCCCCGCGCCATTCGTAAATTGTTTGATCATCATCACCCACCACCATATAGTTACCATGAGGGCGAATCAATAAATCCAAGATTGCGAACTGAGCACGATTGACATCCTGAAATTCATCGACAATCACACAGTCAAAGCGTTGTTGAAAAAAATGTAATAAATCTGGATACCGTACTAACAATTCCCAACCCGTCATCAACATATCATCAAAACTCAGCCAGCCGTGCTGATGACGAATTTCTTCAAACAGGCGATAGAGGTCAAGATACCAAGCAAGGGACGGCTCAACAGGTGGTTCAGCCGCTTGAGCAATGTAGCGATGAGGTGCATCGATCGGGAACCTGATCGGGGTCAAATCAGCATAATGCAACTTGCCTTTGCAACCGCTTACATAGGACAAAAAATCTTCTTGATCGAGATCATCCAGTTCCTGTTTGAAGTAAACATTTTGCGCTCGGGCCTCGCGCAGGACTTGGCGATATAGTTGTTGATCAACTTGGGTTGGAGCGATCGGTTGTTGCACAATTGGTAGGTATCCGCGTGCTTGAGCTTGACGAATCACTTGGTAGCTCAGGCTGTGCAAAGTTTGGGGTTTAACAGAGCGGCATTCATCCCATTGATGTAACGCTGATTGCAAATCGTTGACCGTGCCTCGACTAAACGAAGCGGCGAGAATTCGCTCTGGAGCAAAAACGCCATTTTGAACTAAGCGATGAATGCGATGCACCATAGCTGTAGTTTTACCCGATCCAGCCACAGCAAATACACGAGCCGCTCCTTCATCATGATGAACGATCGCTTGTTGTTCGTCTGTTAGACACACTCGTCGATTCATTCCTGGAATTTTGCCAATGATTACAGGTCATCAAATGTAACACTATCAAGAATCGCTATGAACATGGTTGATTCAACTGGTTCTGTTTCTCTTGACCGATTGTGTTTTTGCAAAAGTAAATCTCTTGATAGAGATCAAAGCGTCTCACGATCGCTACAACAAATAAGAGTACCCTATGCGGCAAGGACGTTTAACGAATGACAGCAAATTCCCTATCAATTCCTCGCTTCTGCCGAGAACAACGAGTTTATTTCATCGGTGGAATTGGCACGATCAAACATCATCACCGCGAAGCTGGGTGCTGGACTTATCTAGTAGAAATGGAGATGGGACCAGAACCAGATTTTGGTCGCATTGGTCATGAAACAACCATTCAACTGTTTGAAACGGATCTTATTCCACTATGTGAAAGCTGCAATTACGAATTAGCAGTATAATACCGCCACAGTCGCAATTGGGATAGTAGCCATCGGGTTTATCGCTTGATGGTATCTGTCGCATCAGTAAATGATGACCAACCTTGATGTGAATAGTGGCGATCTGGATAGATGATTCAATGTACGAGTTGATGCAAGAATAAATATCTATCGCAGACACAAAGCTATTCGTCAATGGCTTCACAGTTAGCTAAATATAGAACCAAAGAAAATTCACAAATTTTTCATTAGACGACAATACTTTATCTAAAACATTGCTTCGCAATCTTCATTTGCCTACGAATCAGCTTCTCTCAAACGACGTTGCCACTCCTCATCAATTGCATCCGCTTGCTGCAATTCCTGTTCTGTTAAATCTCGCTCAGTTGTATACGCTAAATTCGCTTCATCAATTACGGTAGTTGCTACAAACTGTCGCGCAAAGGCAATTTTTTGTTTCACCTCATCACCCGCCTGACTCAAAACGACGGCTCGCTCCTGCCGCTGCTGATTACGAGCTTCGATCGCCCGATTCCGCCACTGAATCCAAAAATAGCGAACTAGAGGAATCGCTAAAAACGCAATGCCATAGGCGAGCAGAATCCAGTAGATTCCTGAAACAAACGCGACTAAACCACCCAATTCAGCCGCGATCGCCCCATCGCCCAATAGCCGAGCCAGCACCAACGCACCAATTAAATTACCCCCCCCCAGCCCGATCGCGCCAATCACTTGACCACTACTGGCTTGGCTAAAGCGCCACGGTAACTCGCGCAAATAGGCAGCAACAGGTTGTGGTTTTCGCTGAGCAGCCGTAACTTGCAATTCTGGAAAATGATAGATGATCTGTCCGGTTGGGCTAACTTCAGGGCGTCCATTAAAGTGAGATAAGACTGGCAGCATAGCGTCGTCTTGATCCTGAAAGGTGCCCTGCTTAACTGTATCCAAGTAAGGCATAATTTGTTCTGCCACCGCGACGCCACCATTGTTACGAATGACTGTCGCGATTGTCTGCCAGCGGCGCTCTTCCAAATTGGCATTGGGGTTGCCGTCACCAAACAAGAAAGAGTAGATGCCTTCTAGAAAATTTAGGTTTGTTTCGGCTGATTGCCCTGGCGCACGACGGGTGGTGTATGATCTGCGTCGCCGCGAATTTGGAGTAAAGAACCAGTACCAATCGGGGCCAAACCAAAGCCACGGCATATAGCCGCCTCCGCCTCCCGAATGCCCTCTACTACCTGATCCCCCTCCGCTATCGCTGTCGCTAGCACTAAGAGCAATCATGATTGCAATAATGGCGATCGAAATCAGGATAATGGAAGCAATCAGCAAAATGCCAAAGGAAATCCGAATGAGATAAAACAAAATGCCCCAAACTTTGCTCCAGGCTTCTTTGAACCGCAATTGCCAGTACTTATTACGAAGAATCGTGCGAAAATTTTTGGGAAAGCGGTAAGCAATTTCCCCCGATTCAGCAACCTGAAGATGCCCGCCTGCCTCAGAGGCCAAGGCTAGCAAATCTCGTTCAGCAATCTTAATATCTAAACCCGCTTGTGA
This genomic interval carries:
- a CDS encoding GGDEF domain-containing protein → MSGFTLLGLVGVIDFLTGYEYSFSVFYVLPIALIAWASNQRLGFLASLIGAVIWLIAELMSGRSYAHHSSPIWNTLIRSSLFFTVVILLTKIKMLMQRERELARTDYLTSAVNSRYFKEIAQLEMYRIQRYQRPFTIVYFDLDNFKEVNDQFGHFVGDQVLQTVVSTIKKRIRKTDTIARMGGDEFVLLFPETNDKAAKSLTTDLQGYLLTEIQRNHWSITFSMGVLTCQAAPNSIDELVTMADNLMYSAKSDGKSTIKYATYWGNRDHREWQTCVP
- a CDS encoding ATP-binding cassette domain-containing protein; translated protein: MQLIFQNPELAVNPRWRVRQILQEGQPPNSTLLEELGVSPTWLDRYPHELIGGELQRIAVARVLNPTTQYLIADEMTAMLDANTQALIWHAVLDYIRTHHIGLLAISHEFALLKRVCDRIHKIGPPPVPNPHPHSLTSNL
- a CDS encoding D-2-hydroxyacid dehydrogenase; protein product: MKLILPIDVIDLLKPRLPADVEAVWADADGNLKGGDASDAEIYFNGFYLKQSVLHRVLEAAPNLRWQHTPSAGVDHILKSTKFLERQIILTNSAGVYAIPIAEFVMMLILNRAKQFPALRTRQAQRHWHQEIGFTFQELVDATLLIIGAGSIGQAIADRASAFGMRVWGSRSRPDPLPAFERVVGRDEWRSVLPEADYVVVATPLTTDTIGMIDEAAFRSMRSTAYFINIARGAVVNEPALLTALKEGWIAGAGLDTFSTEPLPAESSFWSLPNVVISPHCSGFSPQNDRRLVELFLDNLTRYRQGQPLKNVVDRQVGY
- a CDS encoding ATP-dependent helicase, yielding MNRRVCLTDEQQAIVHHDEGAARVFAVAGSGKTTAMVHRIHRLVQNGVFAPERILAASFSRGTVNDLQSALHQWDECRSVKPQTLHSLSYQVIRQAQARGYLPIVQQPIAPTQVDQQLYRQVLREARAQNVYFKQELDDLDQEDFLSYVSGCKGKLHYADLTPIRFPIDAPHRYIAQAAEPPVEPSLAWYLDLYRLFEEIRHQHGWLSFDDMLMTGWELLVRYPDLLHFFQQRFDCVIVDEFQDVNRAQFAILDLLIRPHGNYMVVGDDDQTIYEWRGAEVRFILKEFDRYRPVTYTITDNFRCQASQIALANAVICHNRNRYNKALSLTQGFDGRTQIHQAIGPEQLGQNIAKQVNGFLAAGVQPSDIAVLVRVYAQTPYIEQHLIQSTIPYWGSELVPFYRRPETLNFLAFAHLAQFEAQQALEQTATKLDVMAWEEAWNRVKLTPPLRYLSKELKEQIRNWVLYRHLPLSQVLLLIQAEVAQSRTIHKLTTLSQWLVSASQAALAQTVLKALDTSLGYCDYLRHHSGFKETGQGKAAGIDALINYAGGKGTLSEFLQHLVQLEQQSEHHTHNPSQCIRLTTIHQSKGLEWPIVIVPHCNQGIIPFGEKLTHEELEEERRLLYVALTRSQRELHLHFLQEQPVSQFLQEANATDILEKINRLQTCLSHDPTNWQAREAVDILQTMLTLGLERYFDRWWNVDWQRKQTIANTLQSFFAAAHHHQLLTLMKLEPAHIAIWQKIAPLQLDEQNQQCDFPGLEHWKQSYQPKP